From a single Anabas testudineus chromosome 5, fAnaTes1.2, whole genome shotgun sequence genomic region:
- the kiss1 gene encoding metastasis-suppressor KiSS-1, with the protein MPRLIVALMIAALSTEDYTTSSWKSAYYSEDQEILKALRDVSHASIPLSAKTAVNLLADKVHFPNRRFSRTAWWILPQTIKKRQDMSPYNINSFGLRYGK; encoded by the exons ATGCCACGACTCATTGTTGCTCTGATGATAGCTGCTTTGTCAACAGAGGACTACACTACCAGCAGTTGGAAATCTGCTTACTACAGTGAAG ATCAGGAAATTCTGAAAGCCCTGAGAGATGTAAGCCATGCATCAATACCATTATCAGCAAAGACTGCAGTGAATTTACTTGCTGACAAGGTCCATTTTCCTAATAGAAGATTTTCCAGGACAGCCTGGTGGATCCTCCCTCAGACTATAAAGAAGCGTCAAGATATGTCTCCATACAATATCAACTCCTTTGGTCTACGTTATGGAAAATGA